Proteins co-encoded in one Taeniopygia guttata chromosome 4, bTaeGut7.mat, whole genome shotgun sequence genomic window:
- the SMIM18 gene encoding small integral membrane protein 18 — MATLNSTHWNETTTSVSQYLGFQVQKIYPFHDNWNTACFVILIIFIFTVVSLVVLAFLYELLDCCCCVKNKTVKDLEHEPNPVRAMMNSFRKRDTEVV; from the coding sequence ATGGCAACCCTCAACAGCACCCACTGGAATGAGACTACTACATCCGTTTCACAGTATCTGGGCTTCCAAGTGCAAAAAATTTACCCTTTCCATGACAACTGGAACACTGCCTGCTTTGTTATCCTGATCATATTCATCTTCACTGTAGTTTCTCTGGTGGTCTTGGCTTTCCTGTATGAGCTGCtggactgctgctgctgcgtgAAGAACAAAACTGTGAAAGACTTGGAGCATGAGCCCAATCCTGTCAGAGCTATGATGAACAGCTTCAGGAAGCGTGACACAGAGGTGGTGTAG